The following are encoded in a window of Acropora muricata isolate sample 2 chromosome 6, ASM3666990v1, whole genome shotgun sequence genomic DNA:
- the LOC136919321 gene encoding uncharacterized protein, with product MASATQSQKRSKRGRFIKGGELNRRKLCAEKLRVVIPQCSEGEKEPVNTMCERSEDEVSWDDGRRVVELGMLAEGLESCCFCQQPIQLKYVVDEKRYGLASLLYIHCSCGQINTVRTGKSHRSADAHRGVPIYDVNTKLATGMLHAGVGETHVNNLLAAINVPFVHHKTLKRREREAGKGLESLARKTVEQALREEIEKSSSADLAEGSLSEVTHLTASYDMAWQRRSNGKTYNSLSAQLLTICIRGHGSLIGKETGKVIAVGTRVMHCRVCNNKKSPGLGAKPHDCRANWGGSSKGMESDLAMEMLNTQKDDSFQVSTIIGDDDSTTMAMVRQQVNHQVEKWSDVNHGKKSLGTRLYKLQQQEKKLTSQVIKYLQGCFAYALHQNKGNPEGVHNAVLNIVQHAYGEHGQCADWCQFRKDPSAKYKSPPGGLAL from the exons atggcgtccGCGACGCAAAGTCAGAAAAGAAGTAAAAGAGGGAGATTCATAAAAGGGGGTGAACTAAACCGAAGAAAATTATGCGCTGAAAAGCTTCGAGTTGTAATTCCACAATGTTCTGAAGGCGAAAAGGAGCCGGTCAATACGATGTGTGAACGCAGTGAAGATGAAGTGTCGTGGGACGATGGACGAAGGGTCGTGGAGTTAGGGATGTTAGCAGAGGGTTTAGAAtcgtgttgtttttgtcaacaacccaTACAATTGAAATATGTCGTTGACGAAAAAAGATATGGGCTGGCAAGTTTACTGTACATCCACTGCAGCTGCGGACAAATAAATACTGTGCGCACCGGTAAAAGTCATCGATCAGCTGATGCACATCGCGGAGTGCCGATTTATGATGTCAATACAAAACTAGCCACGG GAATGTTGCACGCCGGTGTCGGGGAGACACATGTAAATAATTTGTTGGCAGCGATAAATGTTCCATTTGTCCATCATAAGACCTTGAAGAGAAGAGAAAGGGAAGCTGGCAAGGGGTTAGAAAGTTTGGCCAGAAAAACCGTGGAACAAGCATTGCGTGAAGAAATCGAGAAGAGCTCGAG TGCTGATTTAGCAGAAGGAAGCCTTTCTGAAGTGACTCACCTCACTGCCTCATATGATATGGCTTGGCAGCGACGAAGCAATGGCAAAACTTACAACAGTCTATCAG CTCAACTTCTTACAATCTGCATTAGAGGTCATGGAAGTCTGATTGGAAAGGAAACGGGCAAGGTGATTGCTGTGGGTACCAGAGTGATGCACTGCAGAGTTTGCAACAACAAAAAGTCACCTGGACTTGGAGCAAAACCTCATGACTGTCGAGCTAACTGGGGTGGCAGTTCAAAAGGAATGGAGTCTGATCTGGCTATGGAAATGTTAAATACCCAAAAGGATGATTCATTTCAAGTATCTACCATCATAGGAGATGATGACAGCACAACTATGGCTATGGTGCGACAACAAGTAAACCACCAAGTTGAGAAATGGAGTGATGTCAACCATGGCAAAAAATCACTTG GTACTCGACTTTACAAGCTACAACAGCAAGAGAAAAAACTTACAAGCCAAGTGATTAAATACCTCCAGGGGTGCTTTGCCTATGCGCTCCACCAAAATAAAGGAAATCCAGAAGGGGTCCATAATGCTGTATTGAACATTGTACAACATGCATATGGTGAGCACGGTCAATGCGCTGATTGGTGCCAGTTTCGCAAAGACCCGTCAGCAAAGTACAAGTCCCCTCCAGGTGGTTTAGCCCTGTAG